The following coding sequences are from one Halomonas sp. HAL1 window:
- a CDS encoding TIM barrel protein, whose amino-acid sequence MAQHTLKFALNHMVNPRWSPQQLIEAAAEMGLGAVELRNDVGDNSVVDLDSASSAGQRARELGIDVLSINALYPFNVWNDERASQAEALAQQVDAVGGRGLVLCPLVDAHNTATAEERRAQLEQALSALDAILGRYNLQGFVEPLGFPISSLRTKREAVEAIKALNLGSRFSLVHDTFHHQGAGETAFFAESTGLVHISGLEDPAITFEDMLDEHRVLVGERDRLDNLGQLKRLLDDGYDGYISFEPFAESVHKHNDPVAALRDSMAFIERFLK is encoded by the coding sequence ATGGCGCAACACACACTTAAATTCGCGCTTAACCACATGGTTAACCCTCGCTGGTCGCCCCAGCAGCTTATCGAGGCCGCCGCCGAAATGGGGTTAGGCGCAGTAGAGTTGCGTAATGACGTGGGCGACAACAGTGTGGTTGATCTTGATTCTGCAAGCAGCGCTGGTCAGCGAGCACGCGAATTGGGTATTGACGTGCTAAGTATCAATGCGCTTTACCCGTTTAATGTATGGAACGACGAGCGCGCGAGCCAGGCAGAGGCTTTGGCGCAGCAGGTCGATGCTGTCGGCGGTCGTGGATTGGTACTTTGCCCCTTGGTAGACGCCCACAATACCGCTACTGCTGAAGAGCGGCGAGCACAGCTAGAACAGGCGCTTAGCGCTTTGGATGCCATACTGGGGCGTTACAATCTGCAGGGCTTTGTTGAGCCACTGGGGTTTCCCATTTCCTCGTTACGCACCAAGCGCGAAGCGGTAGAGGCCATTAAGGCGCTTAACCTGGGGTCTCGTTTTTCGTTGGTACACGATACGTTCCATCACCAGGGTGCCGGTGAAACGGCGTTTTTTGCTGAGAGTACCGGACTGGTGCACATTTCCGGCCTGGAAGATCCCGCCATTACCTTTGAAGACATGTTAGACGAGCATCGTGTGCTGGTTGGTGAGCGTGACAGGCTGGATAACTTGGGGCAATTGAAGCGTTTGCTGGACGACGGCTACGACGGTTATATCTCTTTTGAGCCCTTTGCTGAATCAGTACACAAACACAACGATCCCGTGGCAGCGCTGCGTGACAGCATGGCGTTTATTGAAAGATTCTTGAAGTGA
- a CDS encoding sugar phosphate isomerase/epimerase family protein, with amino-acid sequence MKIALDPHMHRHLSLPETCRLTKELGYDYIELSPRPDFMVWWTRPRTYPDAIRSFKKAMKEHDVGLATMQPMYRWSSPYRDEWEMAMDNWKRIIEVAVELDNPLLISEFGRGGSVERSQADRAGIHTPEACENAFWRSMDVLVPILEREGLTLSIEPHPEDWVETMAPAAEIIKTINSPAIKSSYIAPHSFFYGDDLATTIRATKGELVHARVADTFNHKASSELRYIVNPPGSTARVHQHLDMGEGEIDWDVFFKTLHEIGFDGVLSSCVFGWEERAEASNRFMRGEIQRYVDKYWK; translated from the coding sequence ATGAAAATCGCTCTCGATCCGCATATGCATCGGCATCTTTCGCTGCCAGAAACATGCCGGCTAACCAAAGAGCTCGGTTACGATTACATTGAGCTGTCGCCCCGCCCCGATTTCATGGTGTGGTGGACTCGGCCACGTACTTATCCTGATGCTATCAGGTCATTTAAAAAAGCCATGAAAGAGCATGATGTTGGCCTTGCCACCATGCAGCCGATGTACCGATGGTCCAGCCCCTATCGCGACGAATGGGAAATGGCCATGGATAACTGGAAAAGAATTATCGAAGTGGCGGTAGAGCTTGATAATCCGCTGCTGATTTCCGAGTTCGGGCGCGGCGGTTCAGTGGAGCGTTCTCAGGCAGACCGAGCAGGAATCCATACGCCGGAAGCGTGCGAAAACGCCTTCTGGCGCTCAATGGATGTATTGGTACCCATTCTGGAGCGTGAAGGGCTAACACTAAGCATCGAGCCGCACCCCGAGGATTGGGTTGAAACCATGGCGCCTGCGGCTGAGATCATCAAGACCATTAACTCGCCTGCCATTAAAAGCTCCTATATTGCCCCTCACAGCTTTTTCTACGGTGACGACCTAGCGACCACCATTCGCGCCACCAAAGGTGAGTTGGTTCATGCCCGCGTGGCCGATACGTTTAACCACAAAGCCTCTTCAGAACTGCGCTATATCGTTAATCCCCCTGGCTCCACTGCCCGTGTCCATCAGCACCTTGATATGGGGGAAGGGGAAATAGATTGGGACGTGTTCTTCAAGACGCTGCATGAAATTGGTTTTGATGGCGTGCTTTCCAGCTGTGTCTTTGGCTGGGAAGAGCGGGCGGAAGCCTCCAATCGGTTTATGCGCGGCGAGATTCAGCGCTACGTCGACAAGTACTGGAAATAA
- a CDS encoding Gfo/Idh/MocA family protein — protein sequence MSVNIGIIGTGMIGEEHARRITEQLTGGVIAAVTDVNLDQARDVVKHLGIDAQVFEDGQSLIAADNVDAVMVTSWGPTHEEYVLAAIKAGKPVFCEKPLATTAEGCRHIIDAEIQAGKRLVQVGFMRRYDSGYQMMKAAIDGNRLGEPLIVHAAHRNPEVPERYVTPMAIHDTLIHELDTFRWLLDDDYKSAQVLFPRKTRHAHSKVEDPQIVLLETVKGVRIDVEVFVNCQYGYDIQCEVVGEEGIARLPEPQSLQFRQSGQRSNEILMDWKKRFGEAFDVELQAFIDGVAAGNLGGPSSWDGYAAAITGDVCVKAQESGAIEPIEMPERPAFYG from the coding sequence ATGTCCGTTAATATTGGAATCATCGGCACCGGAATGATCGGTGAGGAACACGCTCGTCGTATTACCGAGCAGCTGACAGGCGGCGTGATTGCGGCAGTCACTGACGTGAACCTCGATCAGGCCCGCGATGTGGTCAAACACCTGGGCATTGATGCACAGGTGTTTGAGGACGGCCAATCACTGATTGCCGCTGATAATGTCGATGCGGTGATGGTGACGTCGTGGGGCCCGACCCATGAAGAATATGTGTTGGCGGCGATCAAGGCCGGCAAGCCCGTCTTTTGTGAAAAGCCCCTGGCGACCACGGCCGAAGGCTGCCGCCACATCATTGATGCCGAAATACAGGCTGGCAAGCGGCTCGTCCAGGTTGGCTTTATGCGTCGCTACGACAGTGGCTATCAGATGATGAAAGCAGCGATTGATGGCAACCGACTGGGAGAGCCGTTGATCGTACATGCGGCCCACCGCAACCCGGAAGTGCCTGAGCGCTACGTTACCCCCATGGCGATTCACGACACGCTGATCCATGAGCTGGACACGTTCCGCTGGCTGCTGGACGACGACTACAAAAGCGCGCAGGTACTGTTTCCACGCAAGACACGCCATGCCCACAGCAAAGTGGAAGACCCGCAGATCGTGCTGCTTGAGACAGTGAAAGGCGTGCGCATTGATGTCGAAGTGTTTGTGAACTGTCAGTACGGCTATGACATTCAATGTGAGGTCGTGGGCGAGGAAGGCATCGCTCGCTTGCCGGAACCTCAGTCGTTGCAATTCCGCCAATCCGGACAGCGTTCCAACGAGATATTGATGGATTGGAAAAAACGTTTCGGTGAGGCATTTGATGTCGAGCTGCAAGCGTTTATCGATGGCGTGGCGGCTGGCAACCTTGGCGGCCCTTCATCCTGGGACGGCTATGCGGCGGCTATTACAGGCGATGTGTGCGTCAAGGCGCAGGAGAGTGGCGCTATTGAACCTATCGAGATGCCCGAACGGCCGGCTTTTTACGGATAA
- the iolC gene encoding 5-dehydro-2-deoxygluconokinase — MKDNKTLDLICLGRAAVDLYGNQVGSRLEDMSSFAKYLGGSSGNIAYGTARLGLKTAMLTRVGDEHMGRFVREELARAGVDTSHVVTDKERLTGMVVLGIKDRDTFPLIFYRNDCADMAVDSDDFDPAFIASSNALLITGTHFSTEQTYKTSKTAIEYAKAAGTKVILDIDYRPVLWGLTTLGDGETRFVSDEGVSRHLQTILPDLDLVVGTEEEVHIAGNSTDTLTALKRIRELTDATIVLKLGAQGCTVLDGDIPGSEEDFVVHTGVRVDVLNVLGAGDAFMSGFLRGWLRNETHERSCAYANACGALVVSRHGCAPAIPSAEELDDYLSRAESIARPDLDARLNYLHRVTTQRNPQQWDDLCIMAFDHRKQLFDMAREEGADIARIPYLKQLLVKATERGSEQLGNSHVGVLIDDTYGQDALNDVTGRGWWIARPVELPSSRPIELEGGRSIGSRLQQWPKEHIVKCLVFYHPEDQVTLRQAQERQVIELYHACAESGNELLLEVIPPRDLAADDDMFINAMQRFYNLGVQPDWWKLPPQSPDGWQRIGRLLQARAPHCRGVVMLGLDAPLDELKKGLMDSAGVDVCKGFAVGRTIFGEPSRRWLRGDYDDEQLIEAVLANYMTLVDAWQMRQRAA, encoded by the coding sequence ATGAAAGATAACAAGACACTTGACCTAATCTGCCTCGGGCGAGCGGCCGTTGACCTCTACGGCAACCAAGTGGGTAGCCGTTTGGAAGATATGAGTAGCTTTGCCAAGTACCTGGGGGGGTCGTCGGGCAATATCGCCTATGGCACCGCTCGCCTGGGTCTTAAAACGGCGATGCTAACGCGCGTGGGTGACGAGCACATGGGCCGCTTCGTACGTGAAGAGTTGGCCAGAGCCGGTGTCGACACCAGCCACGTCGTCACCGATAAAGAGCGACTCACGGGGATGGTGGTGCTGGGCATTAAAGACCGCGATACGTTTCCGCTGATCTTTTATCGGAATGACTGTGCCGACATGGCCGTTGATAGTGACGATTTCGATCCTGCCTTTATTGCCTCCAGCAACGCGCTGCTGATTACCGGTACGCACTTCTCGACAGAACAAACCTACAAGACCAGTAAAACAGCGATTGAATACGCCAAAGCCGCTGGCACCAAAGTCATTCTGGATATCGACTATCGCCCGGTGCTGTGGGGGTTAACCACGCTGGGTGATGGTGAAACCCGGTTCGTTTCTGATGAAGGTGTTAGCCGCCATTTGCAGACAATTCTGCCTGACCTTGATCTGGTCGTAGGCACCGAAGAAGAAGTGCATATCGCGGGCAACAGCACCGATACTCTTACCGCACTGAAGCGTATTCGCGAACTCACGGATGCCACCATCGTGCTCAAGCTAGGGGCTCAGGGCTGTACGGTGCTCGACGGTGATATCCCCGGTAGTGAAGAAGACTTCGTGGTGCATACCGGGGTGCGCGTCGATGTGCTGAATGTATTGGGGGCAGGCGATGCCTTTATGAGCGGCTTCTTGCGAGGCTGGCTGCGTAATGAAACTCATGAACGCAGCTGCGCGTATGCCAACGCTTGTGGTGCTCTTGTGGTCTCCCGTCACGGCTGCGCACCGGCGATTCCCAGTGCCGAAGAGCTTGATGATTACCTCTCCAGAGCGGAGTCCATTGCCCGTCCAGACCTGGATGCCCGGCTTAATTACCTGCACCGCGTGACCACTCAGCGCAACCCACAGCAGTGGGATGATCTCTGCATCATGGCGTTTGATCACCGCAAACAGCTCTTTGATATGGCCCGTGAAGAAGGGGCCGATATCGCCAGAATTCCCTACCTGAAGCAACTGCTTGTGAAAGCGACAGAGCGCGGTAGCGAGCAGTTGGGCAACAGCCACGTGGGGGTATTGATTGACGATACGTACGGTCAGGATGCGCTTAACGATGTCACCGGGCGAGGCTGGTGGATCGCCCGGCCGGTGGAGCTGCCTAGCTCCCGGCCCATCGAACTGGAAGGCGGGCGCAGTATCGGCTCACGCCTTCAGCAATGGCCGAAGGAACATATCGTCAAGTGCCTTGTTTTCTACCACCCAGAAGATCAAGTGACCCTGCGGCAAGCCCAGGAAAGACAAGTGATAGAGCTTTATCACGCCTGTGCCGAGTCGGGCAATGAATTATTGCTGGAAGTTATCCCGCCGCGTGACCTGGCTGCCGATGACGATATGTTCATCAATGCGATGCAGCGTTTTTACAATCTGGGCGTGCAGCCTGATTGGTGGAAACTTCCGCCGCAGTCGCCAGACGGCTGGCAGCGTATTGGCAGGTTACTCCAAGCCCGTGCGCCTCACTGCCGCGGTGTTGTGATGCTGGGCTTGGATGCGCCGTTGGATGAGCTTAAAAAAGGGTTAATGGATAGTGCCGGCGTCGATGTGTGTAAAGGCTTTGCCGTTGGTCGCACCATCTTTGGTGAGCCAAGCCGCCGCTGGCTACGTGGCGATTATGACGATGAGCAGCTGATTGAAGCGGTGCTGGCCAATTATATGACCCTGGTTGATGCCTGGCAGATGCGCCAGCGCGCAGCCTAG
- the iolD gene encoding 3D-(3,5/4)-trihydroxycyclohexane-1,2-dione acylhydrolase (decyclizing), whose protein sequence is MNTIRLTMAQAVVRYMLAQKVDIEGEIKPLFPGVWAIFGHGNVAGLGEALYQAREYLPTYRAHNEQGMAHAAIAYTKTLNRQQVMACTASAGPGATNMVTAAAVAHVNRLPVLFLPGDTFATRMPDPVLQQVENFHDHTLTSNDCFKPVSRFFDRITRPEQLLTSLPQAVRVLTDPVECGPVTLALPQDIQTFAFDYPEHFFAEKVHRQRRQSADRHELESAVQLIRQAKKPLVVAGGGVHYSGALPALDAWVSRYQLPVGETQAGKGALPWDHTQNVGTIGVTGGAAANALAAEADLIIAVGTRLGDFASGSRAIINPNAKLLSINVASFDAVKHKGQALVGDAKLTLEELITELEGWQPEDSWVEQAAGLRADWNQTVDKVTTDRGTNLPCDAEVVGAVNRAAGERDIVVCAAGGLPGELQKLWRTRFDRGYHMEYGYSCMGYELAGGVGVKMAKPNSEVFVMVGDGSYLMLNSEIATSVMLGHKIVAVVLDNRGYGCIHRLQQFCGGPGFNNMLDDCLTVDEGAPKTDFAAHAAALGALSEKVGNIQELEQALERAKAADRSYVIAIDTDGSTDTQDGGAWWDVAVPEVSERAEVNTARERYEAYKARQFQNL, encoded by the coding sequence ATGAACACGATTCGACTCACCATGGCGCAAGCGGTCGTGCGCTATATGCTGGCCCAGAAAGTAGACATTGAGGGCGAGATTAAGCCGCTCTTTCCAGGAGTTTGGGCCATTTTTGGTCACGGCAACGTCGCCGGGCTAGGCGAGGCGCTGTACCAGGCGCGCGAGTATCTGCCCACCTATCGCGCGCACAATGAGCAGGGCATGGCCCATGCCGCCATTGCTTATACCAAAACACTCAACCGTCAGCAGGTAATGGCCTGCACCGCCTCGGCGGGCCCAGGCGCTACGAACATGGTGACGGCAGCCGCAGTAGCGCATGTGAACCGCCTGCCGGTGCTATTCCTGCCTGGGGATACGTTTGCCACGCGCATGCCTGACCCTGTCCTTCAGCAGGTGGAAAACTTCCACGATCACACACTGACCTCTAATGATTGCTTCAAACCGGTCAGTCGGTTTTTTGACCGCATTACGCGGCCCGAGCAACTGCTCACCTCGCTGCCCCAGGCGGTGCGGGTGCTAACGGATCCGGTCGAGTGTGGGCCGGTCACGCTGGCGTTGCCACAAGATATTCAGACGTTCGCCTTTGATTATCCCGAACACTTCTTTGCCGAGAAGGTGCACCGGCAGCGTCGCCAGTCAGCAGATCGCCATGAGTTGGAAAGTGCAGTTCAGCTTATCCGTCAGGCCAAAAAGCCGCTGGTGGTGGCGGGCGGCGGCGTGCACTACTCAGGGGCTTTACCCGCCCTTGATGCGTGGGTTTCCCGCTATCAGCTACCTGTCGGCGAGACCCAGGCGGGCAAAGGGGCACTACCGTGGGATCACACCCAGAACGTAGGCACGATTGGCGTTACCGGCGGCGCGGCCGCCAACGCGTTGGCGGCCGAGGCGGATCTGATTATTGCTGTCGGTACCCGGCTTGGTGATTTCGCCTCTGGCTCGCGCGCCATCATCAACCCGAATGCCAAGCTGCTGAGCATCAATGTGGCCTCTTTCGATGCGGTTAAGCACAAGGGGCAGGCGCTGGTAGGCGATGCCAAGCTGACCCTTGAAGAGCTAATCACTGAGCTTGAGGGTTGGCAGCCAGAGGATAGCTGGGTTGAGCAAGCCGCTGGGCTACGTGCTGACTGGAACCAGACGGTCGATAAGGTAACTACCGACCGAGGAACCAACCTGCCCTGCGACGCAGAAGTGGTCGGTGCTGTTAACCGCGCAGCGGGTGAGCGTGACATTGTGGTGTGTGCGGCTGGAGGCCTGCCGGGTGAGCTGCAAAAACTGTGGCGCACGCGGTTTGATCGCGGCTATCACATGGAGTACGGCTACTCCTGCATGGGTTACGAGTTAGCCGGTGGTGTCGGCGTCAAAATGGCCAAGCCCAACTCTGAAGTGTTTGTGATGGTGGGCGATGGCTCTTACCTGATGCTCAATTCAGAAATTGCCACCTCCGTCATGTTGGGTCACAAGATCGTCGCCGTCGTCCTAGATAACCGTGGCTATGGATGCATCCACCGCCTGCAGCAGTTCTGCGGCGGGCCCGGCTTTAACAACATGCTGGATGACTGCTTAACCGTTGATGAAGGCGCCCCCAAGACCGACTTCGCAGCGCATGCGGCCGCATTGGGCGCACTCAGCGAGAAGGTCGGCAATATCCAGGAATTAGAACAAGCACTTGAGCGTGCCAAGGCCGCTGACCGTAGTTACGTGATTGCTATCGATACCGATGGCTCGACCGATACTCAAGACGGTGGTGCCTGGTGGGACGTGGCGGTGCCAGAGGTTTCCGAACGCGCCGAAGTGAATACGGCCCGCGAACGCTATGAGGCGTACAAAGCGCGCCAATTCCAGAATCTTTAA
- the iolE gene encoding myo-inosose-2 dehydratase, which translates to MSVRLGINPLTWTNDDMPALGGDTPLDTCLAEGKQAGFSGFELGHKFPRVPEKLGPILEKHGLSLVSGWYSSELLTRSAEDEIEALKPHLHLLKSLGANVMVFCEVTHCVHGERDTPLSHSPRMSEADWQMFIPRLNKVADYCLEQGVQIAYHYHLGTVIETPDEIDRLMAEAAPSLGLLLDTGHLVAAGGDPVALQKKYADRINHVHCKDIRKDVLADVRNRDLSFLDGVLNGMFTVPGDGYIDYTTLFEGLRDSDYSGWMVVEAEQDPAVAHPLTYACLGHDNLRRFCAEARLTVDA; encoded by the coding sequence ATGAGCGTAAGACTCGGTATTAACCCACTGACCTGGACTAACGATGATATGCCCGCGCTAGGCGGTGATACACCGTTGGATACCTGCCTTGCCGAAGGTAAACAGGCGGGGTTTTCGGGCTTCGAGCTAGGCCATAAGTTCCCCCGGGTGCCAGAAAAGCTTGGCCCCATTCTTGAGAAGCACGGCCTCTCGTTAGTCTCAGGCTGGTACAGCAGCGAATTATTGACCCGCAGTGCCGAGGACGAGATTGAAGCGCTCAAGCCGCACCTGCACCTGCTCAAATCGCTGGGCGCCAACGTCATGGTGTTCTGTGAAGTGACCCACTGCGTGCACGGCGAGCGCGACACGCCTCTCTCGCATTCGCCGCGTATGAGCGAAGCGGACTGGCAGATGTTTATACCGCGTCTCAACAAGGTGGCTGATTACTGCCTGGAGCAGGGGGTGCAAATCGCCTACCACTACCACTTAGGCACAGTGATTGAAACGCCTGATGAAATTGATCGGCTGATGGCCGAAGCCGCTCCTTCGCTTGGGCTGCTGCTGGATACCGGGCACCTGGTGGCGGCGGGCGGCGATCCGGTGGCGTTGCAGAAGAAGTACGCGGATCGCATCAATCATGTGCACTGCAAAGATATCCGCAAAGACGTACTGGCGGACGTGCGTAATCGGGATCTCAGTTTTCTTGACGGCGTGCTGAACGGCATGTTCACCGTGCCGGGCGATGGCTATATCGACTACACCACCTTATTTGAAGGGCTCCGGGATAGTGACTATTCGGGCTGGATGGTGGTAGAGGCGGAGCAGGATCCCGCCGTGGCCCATCCGCTTACCTACGCCTGTTTAGGGCATGACAATTTACGCCGTTTCTGCGCCGAAGCGCGTTTAACCGTAGATGCGTAA
- a CDS encoding CoA-acylating methylmalonate-semialdehyde dehydrogenase gives MSILGNFINGQAVASQSGRTAPVYNPATGEQSLQVALSSAQETQEAVRVADEAFATWSKMSPLKRSRILFKFKALVEEHTDELARLISREHGKVFSDAKGEVTRGLEVVEFACGIPHLQKGEHSMNVGTGVDSYSMMQSLGVCAGISPFNFPAMVPMWMFPIALACGNTFVMKPSEKDPSTPMRLAELLKEAGLPDGVFNVVNGDKESVDVLLTDERVQAVSFVGSTPIAEYIYATASKHGKRVQALGGAKNHMVIMPDADLDQAVGALMGAAYGSAGERCMAISVAVPVGEETAQKLREKLEAELASLRVGPGLVDGPDNDMGPLVTREHLEKVKGYIQTGVDEGAELVVDGRKTAVDGAGDGFFIGGTLFDHVKPGMRIHSEEIFGPVLAITRAASFDEAVSMVNAHEYGNGTAIFTRDGDAARQYCEQIQVGMVGVNVPIPVPMAFHSFGGWKRSLFGPLHMHGPDGVRFYTRMKTITQRWPSGIREETNHFTMPTL, from the coding sequence ATGAGTATCTTAGGTAATTTTATCAATGGTCAGGCGGTTGCGAGCCAAAGCGGCCGCACCGCGCCTGTCTATAATCCCGCCACTGGCGAGCAGAGCCTGCAAGTGGCGCTCTCTTCTGCGCAGGAGACCCAGGAAGCCGTGCGCGTTGCCGATGAGGCTTTTGCCACTTGGTCGAAAATGTCTCCGCTTAAGCGCTCGCGTATTCTGTTTAAATTCAAGGCGCTGGTGGAGGAACACACCGACGAGCTGGCGCGGCTGATTTCCCGCGAGCATGGCAAGGTATTTTCTGACGCCAAAGGCGAAGTGACCCGTGGCCTGGAAGTGGTTGAGTTTGCCTGTGGCATTCCGCACTTGCAGAAGGGCGAGCACTCCATGAACGTCGGCACCGGCGTTGATAGCTACTCCATGATGCAGTCGCTCGGCGTGTGCGCCGGTATTTCGCCGTTCAACTTCCCGGCAATGGTGCCCATGTGGATGTTCCCCATTGCGCTGGCCTGTGGCAATACCTTTGTTATGAAACCATCGGAGAAGGATCCCTCTACGCCGATGCGATTAGCAGAGTTGCTGAAAGAAGCGGGCTTGCCGGATGGCGTCTTCAATGTTGTCAATGGCGATAAAGAGTCGGTGGATGTGCTGCTGACCGATGAGCGCGTGCAGGCCGTCAGCTTTGTGGGTTCCACGCCTATTGCAGAGTACATCTATGCCACGGCATCAAAACATGGCAAGCGTGTCCAGGCGCTGGGCGGTGCCAAGAATCACATGGTGATCATGCCGGATGCTGATCTTGATCAGGCGGTTGGCGCCCTGATGGGCGCCGCCTACGGCTCCGCAGGTGAACGCTGCATGGCCATTTCGGTAGCGGTACCTGTGGGCGAGGAGACCGCCCAGAAGCTGCGCGAGAAGCTTGAGGCTGAACTCGCGAGCCTGCGCGTCGGGCCTGGCTTGGTCGATGGCCCCGATAACGATATGGGCCCGCTGGTGACTCGTGAACACCTGGAAAAGGTCAAAGGCTATATTCAAACCGGCGTGGACGAAGGCGCTGAACTGGTGGTGGATGGCCGCAAAACGGCGGTGGACGGCGCCGGTGATGGTTTCTTTATTGGCGGCACGCTGTTTGATCACGTCAAGCCCGGTATGCGTATTCACTCTGAAGAGATCTTCGGCCCGGTGCTGGCGATTACCCGCGCGGCAAGCTTCGATGAAGCGGTCAGCATGGTTAACGCGCATGAGTACGGCAACGGCACGGCGATCTTTACCCGTGATGGGGATGCTGCGCGCCAATACTGCGAGCAGATTCAGGTCGGCATGGTCGGCGTTAATGTCCCCATTCCCGTGCCCATGGCGTTTCACAGCTTTGGCGGCTGGAAGCGCTCGCTGTTCGGCCCGCTGCACATGCACGGCCCGGATGGCGTACGTTTCTACACGCGAATGAAGACCATTACCCAACGCTGGCCCAGCGGTATCCGTGAAGAGACCAATCACTTCACGATGCCCACGCTTTAA